A portion of the Nitrospirota bacterium genome contains these proteins:
- a CDS encoding ParB/RepB/Spo0J family partition protein — MQFQNIPLGNLRLSNHRVRKAHSPTKLEQLKKSVQATSGPLIPLVVRKTDSETYDIISGDGRYQALLGLDFGKDHPVPCLVVEMGEKEAIEFGLVDNVVREQMTPYEEALVAKALVADHGLKQYEVAKKLGKDKAYVSHLLATFQLIPEVLEALRERRIQFGHARAIGSLRNDPDAQRKLLGEVLDGELPVSEAEVRAKRVRDGGENPSSTIREGTTWISGKTRLTLRQRRQGIVVEIFLTDTSELEKAVEILRVKLA, encoded by the coding sequence GTGCAGTTCCAAAATATCCCTTTAGGGAACTTGAGACTCTCCAATCACCGCGTCAGAAAGGCACATAGCCCAACGAAGCTCGAGCAGCTCAAGAAGTCGGTTCAGGCAACGAGCGGCCCGCTCATTCCACTAGTGGTTCGGAAGACCGATTCCGAGACCTACGACATCATCAGCGGGGACGGCCGCTACCAAGCCCTCTTGGGGCTGGACTTCGGGAAAGATCACCCAGTCCCCTGCCTAGTGGTGGAGATGGGTGAGAAAGAGGCCATTGAGTTTGGCCTTGTCGACAACGTGGTTAGGGAGCAAATGACACCATATGAGGAGGCTCTCGTAGCAAAGGCCCTCGTCGCCGACCACGGGCTTAAGCAGTACGAGGTAGCAAAGAAACTTGGGAAGGATAAGGCCTACGTATCGCACCTTCTCGCGACCTTTCAACTTATTCCGGAGGTGCTCGAAGCTCTTCGGGAAAGGAGAATCCAATTCGGCCACGCCCGGGCGATCGGATCTTTGCGGAACGACCCCGATGCCCAAAGGAAGCTGCTTGGAGAGGTTCTGGATGGCGAGCTTCCCGTGTCTGAAGCAGAGGTGAGGGCAAAGCGTGTCAGAGATGGAGGCGAAAATCCCAGCTCAACGATTCGTGAAGGGACGACATGGATATCTGGGAAGACCCGGCTTACGCTCCGCCAGAGGAGACAAGGGATAGTAGTTGAAATCTTCCTTACAGACACATCCGAGCTTGAGAAGGCGGTTGAAATCCTAAGGGTAAAACTGGCCTGA
- a CDS encoding TetR/AcrR family transcriptional regulator, giving the protein MKRPVLRRSEETKEKILLAALKLMARSGYHGAKTKAIAMEAGVNEALIFRYFGSKKDLLKALIEKNRLAETIAPFDKPKEYSLVSFLQTAARSAFDAYEKNPDFFRLLRFTLLEEPDLLRDYRAYHVKNRSEPLVRFLARARQQGLVRGDLAVELQAQIFGGLLYYMLEQRSLGINPLVSKLSVKASVDLIVDHFLQGSNPLAFRPSTR; this is encoded by the coding sequence ATGAAACGTCCCGTTCTCCGGAGGAGCGAGGAGACTAAGGAGAAGATCCTCTTGGCCGCGCTGAAGCTGATGGCGCGGTCGGGCTACCACGGGGCAAAGACCAAGGCGATTGCCATGGAAGCGGGCGTGAATGAGGCGCTGATCTTTCGCTACTTCGGATCGAAGAAGGATCTGCTCAAGGCGCTGATCGAAAAGAACCGCCTCGCGGAAACCATTGCGCCGTTTGACAAGCCGAAGGAATACTCGCTCGTCTCGTTCCTGCAAACTGCGGCGAGATCGGCGTTCGATGCTTATGAAAAGAATCCGGATTTTTTCCGACTGCTCCGATTCACCCTGCTCGAAGAGCCGGATCTCCTGAGGGACTACCGAGCCTACCACGTGAAAAACAGGTCGGAGCCCTTGGTGCGATTTCTGGCAAGAGCGAGACAACAGGGACTCGTCCGCGGCGACCTGGCGGTCGAGCTCCAAGCTCAAATTTTCGGCGGGCTCTTATACTATATGTTGGAGCAAAGGAGCCTGGGAATCAATCCCTTGGTATCGAAGCTGAGTGTAAAGGCATCGGTCGACCTGATTGTTGACCACTTCCTGCAAGGTTCGAACCCTCTGGCGTTCCGCCCATCGACAAGATGA
- a CDS encoding DUF2191 domain-containing protein — protein sequence MRTTLDLPEPLLKRAKIAAVKRGTTLRKLVGAALERELRSPNRPGAAPRRARFPIFSSAAPGSLHLTNADIARLESEEDLRRHGGAV from the coding sequence ATGCGAACCACATTGGACCTACCCGAGCCGCTTTTGAAACGCGCCAAGATCGCCGCTGTGAAACGCGGCACGACGCTGCGCAAGCTGGTGGGGGCCGCCCTGGAGCGTGAGCTTCGCTCGCCGAACCGGCCCGGCGCCGCTCCTCGACGCGCGCGATTCCCGATTTTCTCATCCGCCGCTCCCGGTTCGCTCCACCTGACCAACGCTGATATTGCTCGCCTGGAGTCCGAAGAGGATCTCCGCCGCCATGGCGGCGCTGTGTGA
- a CDS encoding PIN domain-containing protein produces MAALCDVNVLVALLHARHVHSARAVSWLSTQEETGSVLVCRVVQMGALRVLTNRSWLKEEVLSAEQFWTGWDKLLGDDRFAMLAEPELLEEAWRRVTVRIPKGQAVETDAYLAALALSTSHRVVTLDRGFRRFPDLQIEFLA; encoded by the coding sequence ATGGCGGCGCTGTGTGACGTGAATGTGCTGGTGGCGCTCCTTCATGCGCGCCACGTCCATTCGGCGCGAGCCGTTTCCTGGCTGAGCACCCAGGAAGAAACCGGATCTGTTCTTGTCTGTCGTGTCGTTCAGATGGGAGCGTTGCGCGTGCTCACCAACCGGTCCTGGCTGAAAGAGGAGGTCCTTTCGGCGGAGCAGTTTTGGACAGGATGGGACAAGCTTCTCGGCGATGATCGCTTCGCCATGCTTGCCGAACCGGAGCTTCTTGAAGAGGCGTGGAGGCGAGTGACCGTCCGGATCCCCAAGGGGCAGGCGGTGGAAACCGATGCGTACCTGGCCGCACTGGCCCTATCGACGAGCCATCGAGTCGTGACGCTCGACCGCGGTTTTCGGCGCTTCCCCGACCTTCAGATCGAGTTTCTGGCCTGA
- a CDS encoding PD-(D/E)XK nuclease family protein translates to MGELVNEFAWSVSRARTFRDCRRQYYYDVHGMWNGWKEDAPERTRQIYVLSKLMTRAMWMGDLVHEAIKRFLLAMRRKEPMDPAAWRKSTMELMRRDFASSRSKTYWQPGKAKTCALFEHEFGIELSDEKWKETAGMVQDCLVAFEESQAFKSIQKVDPKDWVSLEELIKFQLEGTLILGKMDLAYRTRERRIRILDWKTGKDDVAEIGFQMGAYALAASHLWHATPDGIETFAINLRTRNEEAFPVSAELIANVKGKILASAGEMRALLRDPTKNVAVEDDFPGTTDPSTCRWCPYQRLCPVRV, encoded by the coding sequence GTGGGCGAACTCGTCAACGAATTCGCGTGGAGCGTGTCGCGTGCGCGGACGTTCCGCGATTGCCGGCGGCAGTACTACTACGACGTCCACGGGATGTGGAACGGGTGGAAGGAGGATGCCCCGGAGCGCACGCGTCAGATCTACGTTCTCAGCAAGCTCATGACGCGCGCGATGTGGATGGGTGATCTCGTTCACGAAGCGATCAAACGTTTCCTTCTGGCCATGCGGCGAAAAGAGCCCATGGACCCCGCCGCGTGGCGAAAAAGCACGATGGAACTCATGCGGCGGGATTTCGCGAGCTCCAGGAGCAAGACCTACTGGCAGCCCGGCAAGGCCAAGACGTGCGCTCTCTTCGAGCACGAGTTCGGCATCGAGCTTTCGGACGAGAAATGGAAAGAGACGGCGGGGATGGTGCAGGATTGCCTCGTCGCTTTCGAAGAATCGCAAGCTTTCAAGTCCATCCAGAAAGTCGATCCGAAAGATTGGGTGAGCCTGGAGGAGCTGATCAAATTTCAATTGGAGGGGACGCTGATCCTCGGGAAGATGGATCTGGCCTATCGCACGCGCGAGCGCCGGATCCGGATCCTCGACTGGAAGACGGGCAAGGATGACGTCGCAGAAATCGGGTTTCAGATGGGGGCCTACGCCCTCGCGGCCAGCCATCTGTGGCACGCCACTCCGGACGGCATCGAGACCTTCGCGATCAACCTCCGAACCCGGAATGAGGAGGCGTTTCCCGTTTCCGCCGAACTCATTGCGAACGTGAAGGGGAAAATCCTCGCATCCGCCGGCGAAATGCGCGCCCTCCTGCGCGATCCGACGAAGAACGTGGCCGTCGAAGACGACTTCCCCGGCACGACCGATCCCTCCACCTGCCGCTGGTGCCCCTACCAGCGCCTCTGCCCGGTCAGGGTGTAG